The following are encoded together in the Thermodesulfobacteriota bacterium genome:
- a CDS encoding bifunctional aldolase/short-chain dehydrogenase, whose protein sequence is MLEESKIAEIMISRPGLSRDMAERIYTSRLIGQNPAWVLHGGGNTSMKTVEKDLFGEDRTVIYVKGSGADLAAIDAAGFTSLDLAPLRRLRQLTGITDEEMDNQLKIHKLRADAPDPSVEALLHVFLPHKFIDHTHADAILALTSRADADAAVRQVLGPAVCVIPYEKSGLPLALSAVTAWEKQADAEAIVVLNHGIFTFGEDAETPFRRMMDFIARAEAWLNGQPTGDSNWSAAIRDDGAPARIAQMIRGACAGSDAAGNPCTLLVDVREEDDIINVSMSSMAASICEAGVLTPDHVIRTGNRYIYIDNVPAGDEDLSAVIRERVATWRAAYETGFNAFRNDSDLVMLDPTPRIFLVAGVGLFALGKTRKAARVAADIAAHTLLTRFQAGLASCVPIDEAHVFDMEYWPLQLKKLRGAPPALLAGKIALVTGAAGAIGFGIADRLLAAGATVAVSDIDETGLEIVRQILAHRYDADRVAGINFDVTDEKSVQSGLEKVCLKFGGLDILVPNAGIAHVAKIEDLDIKVFQNVMSVNLTGTVNVIKAVVPVFRRQKTGGNIVLISTKNVFDPGASFGAYSASKAGAHQMAKIAALELAELGVRVNMINPDAVFGDENVPSKLWALIGPDRMKARGLDPEGLKEYYRQRNLLKVSVSAQHVGNAVVFFAANLTPTTGAALPVDGGVPAAFPR, encoded by the coding sequence ATGCTTGAAGAATCAAAAATAGCGGAAATCATGATCTCCCGCCCCGGCCTTTCCCGGGACATGGCCGAACGGATCTATACTTCCCGTCTTATCGGGCAAAACCCCGCCTGGGTCCTGCACGGCGGCGGCAACACCTCTATGAAAACGGTTGAAAAAGACCTTTTTGGAGAAGACCGGACGGTAATTTATGTCAAAGGCAGCGGCGCGGATCTGGCCGCCATCGATGCCGCCGGTTTTACGTCCCTGGATCTGGCCCCCCTGCGCCGGTTGAGGCAATTGACCGGAATAACCGACGAGGAGATGGACAACCAGCTCAAGATCCATAAGCTGCGGGCAGACGCGCCGGACCCCTCGGTGGAGGCCCTGCTGCATGTGTTCCTGCCCCATAAATTCATTGATCACACCCACGCCGACGCCATTCTCGCCCTGACCAGCCGCGCCGATGCCGATGCCGCTGTCAGGCAAGTCCTGGGCCCGGCGGTATGCGTCATCCCGTATGAAAAATCCGGGCTTCCCCTGGCCTTATCCGCGGTAACCGCCTGGGAAAAACAGGCGGACGCGGAAGCCATCGTGGTGCTGAATCACGGCATCTTCACCTTTGGAGAAGACGCGGAAACCCCCTTCCGCCGCATGATGGATTTCATCGCCCGGGCCGAAGCCTGGCTGAACGGCCAGCCGACCGGCGACAGCAACTGGTCGGCCGCTATCCGGGACGACGGCGCGCCGGCCAGAATCGCCCAGATGATCCGCGGGGCCTGCGCCGGTTCCGATGCCGCGGGCAACCCGTGTACCCTGCTGGTGGATGTCCGCGAAGAGGACGACATCATCAACGTATCCATGAGTTCCATGGCGGCAAGCATATGCGAAGCGGGTGTGCTGACACCGGATCATGTCATCCGTACGGGGAACCGGTATATTTATATCGATAATGTCCCGGCCGGGGACGAAGACCTTTCCGCGGTGATCAGGGAGCGGGTAGCGACCTGGCGGGCGGCCTATGAAACCGGTTTCAACGCTTTCCGGAACGATTCCGACCTGGTCATGCTGGACCCGACCCCGCGGATATTTCTTGTGGCCGGAGTCGGCCTGTTCGCCCTGGGAAAAACAAGGAAGGCGGCCCGCGTCGCCGCGGATATCGCCGCGCATACTCTCCTGACCCGTTTTCAGGCGGGCCTGGCGTCATGCGTGCCCATTGACGAGGCCCATGTTTTTGACATGGAGTACTGGCCCCTTCAACTGAAAAAACTCCGCGGTGCCCCTCCTGCCCTGCTGGCAGGGAAAATCGCCCTGGTGACCGGCGCGGCCGGCGCCATCGGTTTCGGTATCGCCGACCGCCTGCTGGCGGCCGGGGCCACGGTGGCGGTTTCCGATATTGACGAAACCGGGCTGGAGATCGTGAGACAGATTCTGGCCCATCGTTATGATGCCGACCGGGTCGCCGGCATCAATTTTGACGTTACTGATGAAAAAAGCGTTCAGTCGGGTCTGGAAAAAGTTTGTCTGAAATTCGGCGGACTGGATATCCTGGTGCCCAATGCCGGAATCGCCCATGTGGCAAAGATTGAAGATTTGGATATAAAAGTATTTCAAAATGTTATGAGTGTAAACCTCACGGGGACAGTTAATGTTATCAAGGCGGTGGTTCCCGTGTTTCGCCGGCAGAAAACCGGCGGTAATATCGTTCTGATCAGCACCAAAAATGTATTCGATCCCGGCGCTTCCTTCGGAGCCTACAGCGCTTCCAAAGCAGGCGCCCATCAGATGGCGAAGATCGCGGCCCTGGAACTGGCCGAACTCGGTGTCCGGGTGAACATGATCAATCCGGATGCGGTTTTCGGGGACGAGAACGTTCCCTCCAAGCTGTGGGCGTTGATCGGGCCGGATCGGATGAAAGCGCGCGGACTCGATCCCGAAGGGCTGAAAGAATATTACCGGCAGCGGAACCTGCTCAAGGTTTCGGTGTCGGCCCAGCATGTGGGCAATGCCGTGGTCTTTTTCGCCGCCAACCTGACTCCCACAACGGGCGCCGCCCTGCCGGTGGACGGCGGCGTGCCGGCGGCATTTCCCAGGTAA
- a CDS encoding OprD family outer membrane porin, with protein sequence MAEEEKVKRVLKSSMEEDYLILPDKAESFLDIFQKSMIYGRARAHYMWLDRTDEDNSKKAEIDGRTVQGVDPTGFAVGGSMIWKTAPLAGLSATLGYYVANDLGVIDDEDIALGKSGKDTFDRRKYTGRDGNTHYESNDLYVMAQSYAQYHLGKTDIRGGRQIFESFLTASNDTKMIPNTFLGASVVSQDLPQTTVKAGWFAAQKLRDHNTFHDVILVDGWHENDDSGSHVRYTEANGGKKGHDLMVLGATNKSVKDLQLDFWVTGVTDLFYSVMSEANYTIKLTDDLSITPGARYFRQYDEGIDDVTMNGQTAAQIDAFDHDDVINGRADAYLYALRLVGAFKDHKLTLGYHNNSQNGDVIAPWRGFPTGGYTRTTGEVNWTAGTKAEYASWAWKITKAFRTVLSAAKNNRSGDNTNTTIWQGDFIYSFRKDLEGKIKLMSHDGWGESDYDEARFEVNWLF encoded by the coding sequence ATGGCTGAAGAGGAAAAGGTCAAGCGCGTCTTAAAAAGCAGCATGGAGGAGGATTATCTGATCCTTCCGGACAAGGCCGAGTCGTTTCTGGATATTTTCCAGAAATCAATGATATACGGCCGGGCCCGGGCCCACTACATGTGGCTGGACAGGACCGACGAGGACAACTCCAAAAAGGCTGAAATCGACGGCAGAACGGTGCAGGGGGTTGATCCCACGGGCTTTGCCGTGGGCGGCAGCATGATCTGGAAAACAGCGCCGCTGGCCGGATTGAGCGCCACTCTGGGATACTATGTGGCGAATGATCTGGGGGTTATCGATGACGAAGACATCGCCCTGGGCAAGTCCGGCAAGGACACTTTCGACCGGAGAAAGTACACCGGCAGGGACGGCAACACCCATTACGAGTCCAATGACCTTTACGTCATGGCCCAGTCTTATGCCCAGTATCACCTTGGCAAGACCGATATCCGGGGCGGACGACAGATCTTCGAGAGTTTCCTGACGGCCTCCAATGACACCAAAATGATCCCCAACACCTTCCTCGGCGCCAGCGTCGTCAGCCAGGATCTTCCTCAAACCACCGTCAAGGCCGGCTGGTTTGCCGCCCAGAAACTCAGGGATCACAATACTTTTCATGACGTCATCCTGGTGGACGGCTGGCATGAAAACGACGACAGCGGCTCCCACGTCCGCTACACCGAAGCCAACGGCGGTAAAAAAGGCCATGATCTGATGGTACTTGGCGCGACCAACAAGTCCGTCAAGGACCTGCAGCTGGATTTCTGGGTAACCGGCGTCACCGACCTGTTTTATTCCGTCATGTCCGAGGCCAACTACACCATTAAGCTTACCGATGACCTGTCCATTACGCCGGGCGCCCGTTACTTCCGTCAGTATGACGAGGGGATAGACGATGTCACCATGAACGGGCAGACGGCGGCACAGATCGACGCCTTTGATCATGACGATGTCATCAATGGCCGCGCCGACGCCTATTTGTACGCCTTGCGTTTGGTCGGGGCGTTCAAGGATCATAAGTTAACCCTGGGTTATCATAATAACTCCCAGAACGGTGACGTGATCGCGCCCTGGAGAGGATTCCCCACCGGCGGCTACACCCGGACCACCGGGGAGGTGAACTGGACCGCCGGCACAAAAGCCGAATATGCCAGCTGGGCATGGAAAATCACCAAAGCTTTCCGTACGGTTTTGTCCGCGGCAAAGAACAACAGGAGCGGGGATAACACCAATACGACCATCTGGCAGGGCGATTTCATTTACAGTTTCCGTAAGGATCTTGAGGGTAAAATAAAGCTGATGAGTCATGACGGATGGGGAGAATCCGATTATGACGAAGCCCGGTTCGAGGTGAACTGGTTGTTTTAA